The Solea solea chromosome 15, fSolSol10.1, whole genome shotgun sequence genome segment AACTTCAGATAGGTAGGAGTGCTGTTGGACCCCCAGGCTGAGCCCACTTCTGCAGAACAGTGAGGAAaacaagagagttggtgtatccTCGCACAGATTGTTTTGACTACTGCACTGCTGAGTTCAGCTCAAGTCTCTGTCCTTTTCCCAAGGACCCCCCTGGTCCTCTCTCACtcctgcctgctgctgctgctgctggtgaatgTCTTCTCTGCATGAACTCCCACTGCTCGGCAGTTGAACACACTCATGGTCGATGCCAAGGGAAGGAACATGAAATGTCTGACTTTCTTCTTAATGCTTCCGGAGTCGGTAAAAAGCAAGTCAAGTAAAAGCTCCAAGAAAGGGAATGCCAGTGGCAGCTCCAAGCTGCCTCCTGTCTGTTATGAGATAATCACTCTGaggagcaagaagaagaagaagatggcaGCAGATATCTTTCCCACCAAAAAGCCGGCGTCCACCACCACAGTGCAACACTACCAGCAGcagaacatcaacaacaacaacaccattcAGAACTgcaactggcagggactgtacTCCACTATAAGAGAAAGGTAGGTACAAGCAGCAAGGCTCTGCAAGCACTAGAAATGAGATTCCCTCCACAATAttataaacaacacatttttaaataaagctcaACAGAATTTGATTCTATTTTAATGGCCAAGACTTTGAACCTGGTCAGGACATTGTATTACATTTAagtaccgtgtgtgtgtgtgtgtgggagagagagagagtatgggTGGGTGTTCCCTGTGCCCTGCCCTCTCAGTCTGTTGGGGGTATAATCTCTGTTTACACTCTCTCCTGCTCCTGCAGACTTTGCCGTTCTGACATAACAGAGGGCGGACAGGCACCGGGTGTGTTGGATATGCACAACAGGCAGGGGCTGCTCTGAACTGAAagcaaaaatatttacattggCCCATCAGTAAAAGACACCAGCTGTCCAGTGCAAAATGTGTGCTTTTTGACCTGTCTTTGTTGTCTCTCCAACATCACTCCTGTGACATGTTCCACTCAATAATATATGAACACAGCTTTATTGTCGGCCCCGTTCGTTCACAGTTTGGATTTTCCATTCATTCTTTGTGCCATTTGGCTGTCTTTATAGAAATAGTGAAGCtattaaaaatgacatatttcTGTTTTGGTGCGCTCTTTAAAGGACTTTCTTTTAAGACTGTTTCTCTTAATACTAtagctgtttttaaaagtgacatCTGCTAAAGTGGAATGGCGACTATATAGCAGAAAGTTCCACTGGCCCTCTAGTTATCCAGCActaacacagtgtttttctcgtctaaagcaaaagtaaaaaagtatcATCACCTGctgtttgtcttgtgtgtgtttttctcccttTATAGAAACTCAGTGATGTTCAACAATGAGCTGATGGCAGATGTTCACTTTGTGGTGGGTCAGACTGGAAGAACCCAGCGGTTGCCGGGACACAGAGTAAGAATTTCATCCACCAGTAAAATCATGTTTTCCGTTGTTTGTGCGCTCAGGAAATGAGCGCACAAACAATCACCCAGCCACATATCATATCGgcataaaaaaataaccaaactCCTTGCCAGCagtaatgaaaatgaaatccttTGTGCTCCATTCTCACTTCCGCACCATGTGTCTTCTCGAGACAGTCCTCaattatttatgtaaatgagGCTGAAAGATAGAGGcacagaatgaatgaaggagGAGAACATATCCTCCTCAGCAGTCGCCTCATAGAATGCATCGCCTTTGTCTCCGCTTGAGCTCTGCTTTTCAAAAAATGACTCAACTTTACAACACATCCAACTAAAAACATTTGCAGTGGTGAGATACAGAGACACATCGATTCAACACCCgagaaatgtttttgtaatcaTTTACTTGGATTCGCTTCTGAATTACAGACCGCCTATGAAGTGCTTCAAGAATAAATcgcttttttttattgcaactAGGCCCATAGTTGACCTGCGTATCCCAGTAGTTAACTACAAGTCACCATATGCCGACATCTTTGTTTAGTCCACCCTCTGACCTCATAACTCTCTCAAGATGTTCAGATAAATAATTGCTGTATTGAGACCACAAGCATCATCTTAAAGCTAATTAAAAATGGCTTCACTCAATGGGTGGAAAGTTTTTAGCCATGAATTTGGCTTGATATTCCATCCAAATCTATACTGTCGGATGAGCCTTATCTGAGTCATCAAATGTATTATCTATTATTGGTAGCTGCAGAGCATTATGGAAGGTCATAGAGTGTGCGACTTGAATGCACATTAAGCTGAGACATTATGCCAATGGGATATTATGACATTCGGCAGAGCAATATCTTTTGTCAGACGAAAAATAACATTATATCCTTCCAAGATGGAGGATGCAGCCAGCAACTAAAATAATACAACATTATACTGGGTGTAAAAACTCTGTAAAACACAATAGGTCAAGAGGTGGAACTCTTTGAGGTGGAAGTCTTTAAATCCGCCCAGATGAGATAATATCTCAGTTGACTTCCCTATACTCGTTATTTtcagaaacatatttacaaagTTCCGAATAAATTCACTGCAATTGAATCACTCCAGAGAAAGTCTGCGTGCCCTCTGTgagaaaacacccacacacacacacctacacacagtAACGCACACAtgctgtatacagtatgtgcacgcacacacacacacacagagaatccAGAATGTACATGAACCAGACATGTGCACAAAGACCTTGAATGAGAATAATTACGTGATTCACACAGTCTTGTATATTTTATGTTGAAACCAAATTCATCATACGATCATATTAGTTATTCATTTCTGTAAATTGAACTTGTGTTGCACTCAGTTCAGCTGTGgactttttactcttttttttttatcaaaacgCAATCTTCTTCTTTAGAAATCTGTCTCCCTGTCTTCAGGACAAGTAGTAACTTATGAGCGCTGCTCAAGCTCATTGTGTGAGTAGCTCGACGAGGTGATTTGAACTGAAACGCTGAATTGAGACGTGCCTTTCTGTAAAGAGAGAGCCACACGTGAAACAAAGTGGCTTTAATGCAATTCCTACAAGGAATTTGAAACTATTTTCAAAGGTTTACTCTCTTCttatctctctctttcacttctcttttctcttcttcttccaacAGTATGTTTTGGCTGTGGGCAGTTCGGTGTTTCATGCCATGTTTTATGGCGAACTGGCCGAAAACAAGGACGAAATCAACATTCCAGATGTGGAACCAGCAGCATTTCTGGCAATGTTGAAGTAAGGATTCCCTATTTTTAACACCCTGTACTTTCTTTGTCTGGCCCTGTTCAACTACTAACAAATATTGTCAccttggaaaaaacaaaactcaatcACTCGTttgttgatgtttgatgttGAGGTCGTTACATTAGTTTACCAAATGTTTGCGGCCAGATGATTCTAAGTCAAACATTTGTGTCGACAGGTATATTTACTGTGACGAGATTGACTTGAGTGCTGACACAGTGTTGGCCACTCTTTACGCTGCCAAGAAGTACATTGTCCCTCACCTGGCACGTGCCTGTGTCAACTTCCTGGAGACCAGCCTGAGTGCCAAGAATGCCTGTGTGTTACTCTCCCAGAGCTGCCTATTCGAGGAGCCGGAGCTGACACAGCGCTGCTGGGAAGTGATTGATGCTCAGGCAGACCAGGCGTTACGCTCTGAGGGCTTCTGCGACATCGACGCCCAGACCCTGGAGAGTATCCTACAGCGAGAGACACTCAACGCTAAAGAGATAGTGGTTTTTGAGGCTGTGCTTAGCTGGGCCGAAGCTGAGTGCCAGAGACGGGAGCTCACCTCTTCAACTGATAACAAGCGCAAGGTTTTGGGCAAAGCGATGTACCTGATACGTATCCCTACAATGGATCTGGATGATTTTGCCAACGGAGCCGCCCAGTCGGGTGTGTTGACACTTAACGAGACGAACGACATCTTCCTGTGGTACACAGCAGCCAAAAAGCCTGACCTGCAGTTTGTCAGCCAGCCCAGGAAGGGCCTGGCACCCCAGCGCTGCCACAGGTTCCAGTCCTGTGCCTATAGAAGTAATCAATGGCGTTACCGGGGCCGCTGTGACAGCATACAGTTTGCAGTAGATAAAAGAATTTTCATAGCTGGGTTTGGACTGTATGGATCTAGCTGTGGCTCAGCAGAGTATAATGCCAAAATTGAGTTGAAACGTCAAGGAGTACTTCTGGGACAAAACCTCAACAAATACTTCTCCGATGGTTCCAGCAACACCTTCCCGGTGTGGTTCGAGTACCCCGTCCAGATCGAGCCTGATACTTTCTACACTGCCAGTGTGGTCCTGGATGGAAGCGAGCTCAGCTACTTTGGACAGGAAGGGATGACAGAGGTGCAGAGTGGGAAAGTAACATTTCAGTTCCAGTGCTCCTCAGACAGCACGAATGGCACAGGGGTGCAGGGCGGGCAGATTCCTGAGCTCATCTTCTATGCTTGACATGACCTGTGCACACATTTGACTCGTTTTCAAAGcacttaaaatgaaaatcagaaACTGATTTCTTTCTGCATAGTATGactttatgttatttatttttgtcactatATTGGAGAAAATGTGATTTCAGACCTGGAAAAGGGTCTCGGACACAGTACTTTTAATTTTTGTAAAAAGGGACACTTGAGTAGGACTGGGTTTATTTCAAGATGATGGATTGCTGAGTATACATGGAGGAACACATGGTcaacaagatttaaaaaaaaatatcttgcaCTAGATGTGcatgtatatatgaatatatgtaaATTGTGAAATGTTTATGATGCCACAATTGTAGCCAATGCTGGCCACAAAGATACATGATGAATATGTATGTCTAATATGTCTATGCTTGCATAGAATGCACATATAGCGCAGCAATACTTCACAGTCAGTATTCTACAATGATCATTTCCTGTGTGGAAAATGGGTATTTATAGAAGTCCAAAAGGCTGAAGGATACTAAAAGCAGCATTTCAGGCCATGGTTACAAGTCAAAAAACATTGTCTCACTGTAGTGTGCAACTCCAATTAGACATTTGTGTTGAAGTGGTTTCACTTGAATCTGCAGCTTTTTGATACTTTGAATCTAGTAGCAGGGCAATTAGAGACAGCTTGAGGGGTCTTAGTTTAGGAGGcactatatataataatgacACACATAACCCCGACATTATCTCTCTGTAGCATGTTGCTCTGCACTACTCACATCTCAGTCACTCTAGTGAGGTATTATTTAGATCCGCATCGTTATGTTTACAGTTAAAATTAACAACATAATTACCACCATTCACCCCAGTGAGGTGAATGGAAGTGAAAGATTTCTTTGGGGTTTTCTTTGGAAATCTGTCTGTACTGTAGTACTAACAGCATGGGCAGAACAGCTCTGTTTCATCCGATGTGTGATATTAACTGTATTTggaccttgtttttttcttagttACAGCTAAAAGATTAAAGAtggattttaatgttaaaagcTGTTTATCTTACATTCACTTgtctctgttaaaaaaaaactctgggCACTCTGAAACATTCCCTCCCAATGTGATCATACAGTGTCAGTATTTTGCATCAGCATTCTGTACATGCTACAAAATTGCACTGTGTTGGTTagtaactgaatatttttgttttgttttcttaatttttttaacgagtaaggtttttttttttttttatttaatgtgctACTGAATATTATTTGATGTAGGATAAGCATCCACAGGATCTGTCTGCTGATGACCATAGATGGGCAAACTGGTGTTCATGTCCTGTGTTTACGTGCTACAGTGCTGGGAGACCAACGAATGTGTATGATTGTTGatgatgcaaataaaaaaaaaaaccaagtgaTTAATATTTGTTCTGTAGCCTACATCAAACCCTACATACATCGGCTGAAATTAGAAGATGGAAACAGATGatgtcccccccccacacacacattgaagtGATTTATAATGCCAAGGACACCTGCCTCTTAGATTGATGTTGCCTGTGTGAATGGGAAACAAACATCCTGATTTCACTCTGCATCCTCCTGAACGACACACACCTATAGCTCCCATGAGGCACCTTGAAAGTATAGCTTCTGCAGTCACTTCTGGAAAAGCACTAAGTGATCGACCGTGTAGCAAACAATTGGATTGTTGAACCAACCTTGGATTTTTGACTGCATTTGTAAGGACTTCAGGAGATAGAGAAAGAATGATACTATGATAccaaaaatatctaaaaaaaaccaaagttTTGAATTCCTAGGATACCACACTGGCTGTCTGCctggctgtctgtctgctgataagaaaaagacagagaagagaggagaaattCCACTCTTGTTCATATTGTTGTCTTGCAGACAAAGCTTTAAAGTTGTGCCCTTGTGTTACAAGGGCAGTTCAAACCATTGTCCATGCACTGACAAAACTGAAGATGATTCATAGATTTGTTCTTTTTGAGTGGCtgataaaactgtaaaactccAAAGCAAGATGACTCACAGAATCTCTGGACTTTATGTTCAAAAAGAGAATCACTCATTGGAGCTTTTAGCAGGTGTACATGATAACCAAGGCACTCAATAATGGTGTGACCATGAATACACTGCCAATGAGCATGAAGCTCTTGATGAATTAGCGTCAGTATTTTTGGAGGACTTGGTGCTATTGCATGATTTTTCTTGATTGTGGCTCTAATGTCGACTGCACTGACGGCAGCAGAGGATAAGAAGGTGCCAGGAGTTACAAACAAGTCTGTTTTCCACAGATACATGTTTTCATTAccgatcagcagcagcagccgcagcagcaaaATGAGAATTTGTGTATTGTTCAGAcactgtgaaatgtgaaaaggaGGACAGcctttctctcattttgtttCTCCCTAAACAATTCATTCTCAGCTCTACTGACCTGACATTTGAGGTGTTGATCTCAGTCAGTTCAGAGAACAACAGTGTTGGCAGAGCTCACTGTCGGAGCTATAGAGGAGGCAGTTGTGCTCTGACGACTTCTGTCAGCACATGTGATGGAGGCTCAAATGCCTTGAGATTACGAAGCAGTTATTAGTCTTCAAAAATCCTTCAATTTATCAGTCTATCCTTGACTGATTATGGGATAAGGCCTCATGTAGAAGCTTGGTAATATTTTAGGCTGCCATTAGTACAATAGCTTATAGATCATAATTGataatttctttattattaagtTGAAATTTACCCTCCCTTATGTggcacacacattttccattgttattaccaagctattactaTGGAAATACGCGTTACCACTCACTTTATAGCATTAGCTGAAAGGCAAATAGATGAATAGATAGATATCTAATTAATTAGTTAAAGGATAGCAAAGTGAAATCACGTAATACTAATTAAGAAATTCATCCAAATACTGACTATGATCTCTTACTGGTTTATTAGCATATAGTGGAAGGTGATATTTGACATGTAATATCTAATTGATTAATGTGATTGAGGgtaatttaaaacacaaacaaactttggGTTATCTTTGCAagagaagggaagggaagggtaAAAACTTTGTCAAGACTGATCACATATTGCACTGGAAAGCCTCATTGAGGATTTAATTACTGTTCAATAAGAATTAAGGATGAAAAGATTCAGTCTAACTAGAAGGAGGACTGGGGATTACCACTGATCCACATTCTTATTGCTCGGAAAGATTGATTGTTCCAAGTGCAGACAAGTGTGTGAACAGAACAGAGAGGTCCAAGAGGAATGGTGTAgattcttccctctctctctatttaacatacaaatgaacacacactcacatcacCGAGTCGTTTTCATACTAATGTGGTCATTTGGTAAAATGGGATAGAAATGTCTCCTAAATCCACCCGactgaaaaaacacaactacaagggtaagggaaattgtgaaaggAACTGCGCTCTGTTTTTACCATATTAAACATCAGACTGCAGGCAATCACATATCCATTCTTCATCCAACATCCAGAACATTTCCATCCTGGCAAAATGTCAATGAATTAGTAATTGCCAAAACACAGCTGTGGGTTTATAGAATTCACAAAGATAATTattagaaaatatgttttttaattcaacaaatCTCAAAGGAAATCTCAAcgcccttccccccccccccccccccccccatcttccGTTATACCATATGTTTCCTCTAAAGGTTTATGTGTATCTGTACACTGTGCTATAGTAATAAAAGTACAGGTTATATTACATAGTGTATAGTAAGGCAGGGGCGACTGGAGGTTAAAATGAAGTGCTGAAATCCAGACAGGTGTTTGGGTGGCTGAGACCCCCACTACTCTCGTGGCACTACATTCGCAGCCAAATAAGAACAAGGCGGGAGAGGTAACGCAAGTCCAGCCTCACTAGTATTCAGGTGACATGGTCTTTCCTTTGATAATTACCGAACAGATTATAAGTTGACAGCCAACCTAGCTATTAATCACATGAGTATGGCAAAAAGGTCAAATGTAAGGTGCAGATGGAGGCGGAGGGAAGACACAAGTTTGACTGATTGCAGCGACCCTTCCTTCTCTGTTGCCTACTTTTCAAACATTACGGTGCTAAAGATCTGCCAAATGTAAAGGCTATAAATTATTCCAAATCATCTCCtatcacagagctgctgctgctgctgcttccagtCACCTGTGGTTAGGATTCACTGGAGGATCGAGCCTGGGATTGTGTTTCTcattcatctatttatttattcattgctaccaggtagaaaaaaaaaaatcattccaaCAGGGTGGTGCATCGAGAAGCCAGCTTTTATGTCAGATTAGCCTGTTCATAGTGATGTTGCTCAACTCCAGATCGATCAATAAGCCTGGGATTTCTGCAAGTAAACACTCCGAGTATCAGGTGAATTATGATCATTGGAAAGAGTGGAAATACGCTTTGGGTGGACAATGGATGCGGCACTGAAAGCAGTCACAAATACAGACAACATTGTAACAGAGCACTGAGCACACACTAGTAGTAAATTATATTATCTGCCTATTGTGCAGCCTGTTTACATATCCGTGTGTTTGTCCGGTGAAATCCAATGCCAATACACAATGTGATGGTCTATGGAAGTTGCAATAATGAATGTTAAAAGTAGTTGCTTCCGTCAAGCACTGTGAAAACTGAATTTGTTGGTGACGCATCACGTTAATCACACTATCTATTGCCACAACTACGGTCTTCTGTCAGCCACAGCCAATACAGCAAGGTTTGATCAAAACCGTGAATGTTGTCAGCTTCCCCGAGCATGCTGCATTTTGTATGCACTCTAGAGCCTTTATTCATATCGAAGCATGTCCTCTAAGGCATCACCATGGCTTTGATAGTATGGAGTGAGAGGTCCCCTCTCTCCCCAGGGTCTGATATAATGAGAGTGTGCTTACTAGCCATGATCTGCAGCTCTCTCAAATATGCTACTTGAAACAGGTTCAGTCTGAAACAGTACAACAAACAGCACGGATTCAGCCGTACTGTACGTGCACTATCATTCTTTCTGCGCGAGCTATGAGGAGGGGGAGCTAATGTGTGATAGAGAGTGATGAAGAAAGAAGAACCGGGGAAGACATGAGCTTTGGTTTATGTCCACTGAGTCAGAACTCCAACACAGGAAATCTTCCCGGTTCAATTATTTCCTATTATCTCAAGCAAAAAGTGAAGTGACAGACTTTCTAAATGATTGCATTCATACAAATGTGAATAGACATGTATAATTTTATCATTGCCAGAATAATGGTTGTCTGCTTTGGGATCTTATCACATAAGCAGCAGAATAATCACGAGACGCATTATACTGGAAACAATGTGTCCTTTGTTAAACAAATCAGAAATATCACACCGACAGTCAGCACAATTAAATAATGCGGGAGTACAGGAATGCTTTCCCGCCCATGACTACACACTTACAAAAGTTAATTTTATTTGCTGACTGGCAATGTTCTCTCCATTTAACCTTTAAGTGGCCAAAGATTTCCCACACTGGCAATTTTTACCTGAATTATTGCAAGTGGGATAATGGCATCTACAGCAGAGCGATACTGTGCCAGACTTCTTTGAAATCCAATGCAGCTCTAACAGCCTGCTTCTCTGGCCTAATTCAAGAGGTGGGATACTGTCTCGTCTTCCTCACCTCCTTTTTTGTGTACCAAAGGAAAACCCAGTGAACTGCATTCAAATGTACGTACAATTTGCAAAGTTCAAAAAGATATTGCCcagtaacaaaaaaatatataaatatataatatatataatatatatataatatataatataaaatataaaaaatataccaATATACATGCCACATAAGTATTATTGAGAGCATGGTACACCCACATTTACTGCAGCTCCACATTTCTGTAATGTGTAAACTTATTCATAGCTGCACCATACAGGCCCACTTGTCAGGTTGATGATGAATCTGATGTTGGTGAAGCAAAGAATCCTTTTCCCACTTCCACATTATTCAGGTAATTAGCCATCGCTGCCACAACTGTCAGAAACAAAAGCAGTTTTAAAGTTGATCTAAAGGTCAGAATTTGTTTCTTGATGTTGAATCAGATGACGAAAAACACCAGTCAGGATTTGAATATGATGACATCAAATGACTGCACttgaaaaatacagtataattgAGTACAACTGTCTAAATGACAGGTGACAGAGTGACTTTAATGAGGTGTAGCTTTTGATCAATGATGAGAATTATTGCAGCTGCCACTGTCTACAATCTGACCTAACTAAAAtggtttctgcttttttttcttttttttttaggaagccacacacttttatttcctCCCTGCCCTCAATAATGGCCTCAATCTAAGCTTAACTCTACCTTACCTTCTTCCCTTTCCGATACGAAAGCTTTTTCTCCGAGCTGCTGGAAATAATCAGGGCATGAGATGAATTAAGGtgctgtggggtttttttttgttgttgaaattcTCAAggtttggttttctttcttgttttattatCTAACTATTAAACACGCTTTGTATAGTGCGGCGGTAAAGCGAGCGAGAAGCTCTGGCAAATGCAGCCAACTGTACTGAGGTTCctatgaaaataatgaaattgtGTGTGAGTAATAGATAAAGAGCATCAGGCTTTTATTTCAAGCTCTCGTGCCGAAACAAACCAAAGAAGCGGAAGATTGTGAGTAATGTGTGTATACATTAGCAGGCAGTCATAAATGTATGAAGGCTTGGgatgattaaaatgtattaattcaGAGAGGTGGAGTTCatgggggttttttttcacatggatGTGAAGGAGGGAGAACTAAACATGATTGACACAGTGTGTAGGCAGATGTCATCTCAGTGGCATTTCTGCTGAACCATCATGCTGTCATGTTTCTTTCCTGGGTAGTAGTAGTGGGATGAAaggtaaaataacaataacacgtATAACTGAGTCAAAAcgtaaaagtacatttttaaattttccgCTGTGACAGATTTCACTataataaattgtttttattattcagaTGTATGCAGTGgacaaaaaatgactttttttttgtttttgatgctTTGACAGATACAGTaacttgtgtttgtgagttCCTGACCACCTCATGGAAAGCAACCACTAGTGTGTCTATTCGTAACATCATTTCTTTGTACCGTTGTCTCACGAGACAGCACAAAGGTAAACAGAGCAACGGAGTGGAATATTTATAAGCACACACTTCTAAAACACAACTGTTTGCAATTTCTGCATTCATGAATAAAGGTGGCACAATGGAAAAGGACTAAAATATGCTCAAAATGTGCATGGTCAGGAAATGTGCACTGGAACAGTAAGCAAGATACTATGCAAATAATTAACATCTTTCATCAAAGTACCAACagtccattcatttaaaaaaaaaaaaacctgtactttttttcctctctctacATCTACAGTACTTGTTTGAACACAGAGTTGCCGGCTATGAACAAATCCTCCACCACCCCCTGCATCCCCCTGCCCATCACTCTATTGCATTGAAAAGGCACGTGAAAATCAAACGGCCAAGTACGTCAGAGCTCAACAAGATTGGAGTAGCGGGGATTTTCAGCCAGAGTGCCGAGCTGTACCTCCAGCAACACTTATAaccatgaggaggaggaggaggggcagcCGGAATCCCATTTCTCAATGATGAAATTCTTTTCATCATGCCTGTTTTGCATAACAAAGGTGCATAAAATGCATTATATATGACAATGTGTAACTGTAAACCGCCACAAGAAAAGCCGTCTCTCCAATGCAGTTCTCCGTTTCTTGGAATAGAAGCAAACACTTATACTGCACAAACGCCTGCCACTGCTGCCTTGGCAAGGTTAAAAATATTGCCTCCCACCACCATCACAGCATGGCGCGTGTACACGAGTCCTTAACAATACATTTAACGTGATTAGAGTTGCTCATGTGATTTCAAAAAGTAATTTAACCAATGACACATACCGTATGTGGACATTGCAGACAGTCTGATGGCAGTGATTCCTATTTGAGTACGGCCTTTTAAATGACTATATCATTAAAGTCTCCTGAACCCATGACTTGTTTCATTCAACCCCCCACACGCACAGTTCAATGGAGCAAAGAGATATGGAAAAGAAGCTTTGTGACATTTCATTAGGGCTCTATTATTTCCGATAGAGGGGATGGGATGAAAAGCAGCACCATTACAGCCGAGGATCCACGCCAGGTGTCACTCTAATTTAATCAAACTGCGTAAGACAAAGAGACGGCATGAGAGAAGCCTCTCAATGACAGACCTGAATGCAGATGACCAAGTGCCACAGTAGCCTCTGACTGAACGCTTTTGGGCAGTTTCACCCTGAACAAATGACCAGACTCAAAGGATTAAGGAGCT includes the following:
- the btbd3b gene encoding BTB/POZ domain-containing protein 3, producing the protein MVDAKGRNMKCLTFFLMLPESVKSKSSKSSKKGNASGSSKLPPVCYEIITLRSKKKKKMAADIFPTKKPASTTTVQHYQQQNINNNNTIQNCNWQGLYSTIRERNSVMFNNELMADVHFVVGQTGRTQRLPGHRYVLAVGSSVFHAMFYGELAENKDEINIPDVEPAAFLAMLKYIYCDEIDLSADTVLATLYAAKKYIVPHLARACVNFLETSLSAKNACVLLSQSCLFEEPELTQRCWEVIDAQADQALRSEGFCDIDAQTLESILQRETLNAKEIVVFEAVLSWAEAECQRRELTSSTDNKRKVLGKAMYLIRIPTMDLDDFANGAAQSGVLTLNETNDIFLWYTAAKKPDLQFVSQPRKGLAPQRCHRFQSCAYRSNQWRYRGRCDSIQFAVDKRIFIAGFGLYGSSCGSAEYNAKIELKRQGVLLGQNLNKYFSDGSSNTFPVWFEYPVQIEPDTFYTASVVLDGSELSYFGQEGMTEVQSGKVTFQFQCSSDSTNGTGVQGGQIPELIFYA